A stretch of Planococcus citri chromosome 5, ihPlaCitr1.1, whole genome shotgun sequence DNA encodes these proteins:
- the Syn gene encoding synapsin → MSLSFNKPSSKTISAPTSPAKTRESLLQRVQSLTGVARDQGASLIGAVTQSASSVRQQAYNKDKHFTLLVIDDPQTDWTKYFRGRKLHGDYDIRVEQAQFKDISVTCSLQEGLVVSTPVYRTGSKVIRVFRPNFILVRQNLRDAGENYKNILFGLMYAGVPSINSLNAIYNFQDKPWVYAHLLGIQKRLGKDNFPLIEQTYYPSNKEMMNSPKYPVVFKVGHAHGGLGKAKAENNVEFQDLASMVAVSCTYATTEPFIDSKYDLHIQKIGSNYRAFTRRSLTGCWKTNTGSSIVETATVSDRHKLWIDEVSELFGGLDICALEIVVGKDGREHIIEVNDSALTLMGDTQEEDKRIVAEMVIQRMQMYCRPPLVKSMSRSSLSGQSQPAYAAATAAGDDEGEERQQTSSSVTQPSRRDSETSQASISSQPQQAQHRTLGRQSSQTGSIGSVEDYEDTMKNLRKTFAGIFGDDK, encoded by the exons ATGTCGCTCAGTTTTAATAAACCATCTTCGAAAACCATCAGCGCACCGACCAGTCCTGCAAAGACGAGAGAATCGTTATTGCAGCGAGTGCAATCGTTGACTGGTGTCGCTCGTGATCAAGGCGCTTCACTCATTG gcGCTGTAACTCAAAGTGCATCCAGTGTACGTCAACAAGCTTACAATAAAGACAAACATTTCACTCTGTTAGTTATAGATGATCCGCAAACGGACTG GACgaaatattttcgaggtcgtaaaTTACACGGCGACTACGATATTCGAGTGGAACAAGCTCAATTTAAAGATATTTCGGTAACGTGTAGTTTGCAAGAAGGTTTAGTTGTCAGTACTCCAGTCTATCGTACCGGATCTAAAGTGATCAG AGTATTTCGACCTAATTTTATCCTAGTTCGTCAAAATTTACGAGACGCCggtgaaaattataaaaacatatTGTTCGGTCTCATGTACGCCGGCGTTCCCAGTATAAACTCTTTAAATGCTATCTATAACTTTCAG GATAAACCTTGGGTTTACGCCCACCTACTCGGAATACAAAAACGCCTCGGAAAGGATAATTTCCCTTTGATCGAACAAACGTATTATCCTAGTAATAAGGAAATG ATGAATTCGCCGAAATATCCAGTGGTTTTCAAAGTCGGGCATGCTCACGGTGGCTTGGGTAAAGCGAAAGCGGAAAATAACGTCGAATTCCAAGATCTAGCTTCAATGGTGGCCGTCTCTTGTACATACGCGACTACGGAGCCTTTCATTGATAGCAAATACGATCTACATATACAAAAAATAGGCAGTAATTATAGAGCATTTAC ACGAAGATCTCTAACCGGTTGCTGGAAAACGAATACTGGATCATCGATCGTTGAAACAGCCACGGTATCTGATAGACATAAATTATGGATCGATGAAGTATCCGAATTATTCGGCGGATTGGATATTTGCGCTTTGGAAATAGTCGTTGGTAAAGATGGCCGAGAACATATTATCGAAGTGAACGATTCCGCTTTAACGTTGATGGGAGATACGCAAGAAGAAGATAAACGTATCGTAGCCGAAATGGTTATCCAAAGGATGCAG atgtacTGTCGCCCTCCATTGGTCAAATCAATGTCTCGTTCTTCCTTAAGCGGTCAATCGCAACCAGCGTACGCTGCAGCGACTGCAGCAGGTGATGACGAAGGCGAAGAACGCCAACAAACCTCATCATCAGTCACTCAGCCAAGTCGCAGAGACTCTGAAA CATCTCAAGCGAGCATTTCAAGTCAACCTCAACAAGCTCAACACCGAACTTTAGGCAGGCAGAGTTCGCAAACCGGAAGTATAGGTAGCGTCGAAGATTACGAAGACACGATGAAAAACCTACGTAAAACATTCGCCGGTATTTTCGGCGACGATAAATAA